From Argopecten irradians isolate NY chromosome 12, Ai_NY, whole genome shotgun sequence, one genomic window encodes:
- the LOC138304781 gene encoding glutathione S-transferase-like: MAAKKYTVTYFDLQGRAEATRLALSAAGVDFKDVRVTREEFQTMKPTLPQGQLPIMEVEFADGKKTTFWQSGAMCRFVAREHGLYGDTNEEMTMVDLVLGTLDDIFVELIKFLVEKDEVKKAEINAELGKTVIPKFVKVFADIKKDNEWMVGSKLTIADISVFSLFDQMPVMFGEEILEAYRNNESLQAHSKAVLTNKGIQKWIDTRPKPKMPEI; this comes from the exons atggccgccaagaaATACACCGTCACCTATTTTGATTTGCAAGGAAGAGCAGAGGCAACACGACTGGCTCTGTCTGCTGCGGGTGTTGATTTTAAAGATGTACGGGTCACACGTGAAGAATTTCAGACAATGAAGCCAA CTTTGCCACAAGGCCAGCTTCCAATTATGGAGGTAGAATTTGCTGATGGTAAGAAGACAACTTTCTGGCAGAGCGGTGCAATGTGTCGTTTCGTCGCCCGAGAACATG gTCTTTACGGAGACACAAATGAAGAAATGACCATGGTGGATCTAGTTTTGGGTACCCTCGACGATATCTTTGTTGAACTCATCAAATTCTTAGTAGAAAAGGATGAGgtgaaaaaa GCCGAAATAAATGCTGAATTGGGAAAAACAGTTATTCCAAAGTTCGTGAAGGTCTTTGCGGACATAAAGAAAGACAATGAATGGATGGTTGGATCAAAG CTGACAATTGCCGACATATCAGTGTTCAGTCTATTTGATCAAATGCCGGTTATGTTTGGTGAAGAAATCCTCGAAGCGTATCGCAACAATGAGTCTCTACAAGCCCATTCCAAGGCGGTGCTCACGAATAAAGGCATCCAGAAATGGATAGATACTCGACCTAAGCCTAAAATGCCCGAGATCTAA